The Candidatus Palauibacter soopunensis region GGCCGTGGCCGAGATGAACGAGGCGGGGCTCCGCGAACTGCTCGCGCGCTCGGTGAAGGTATGAGCGGCGCGAGGGTGGATCCGAAGAAGGCGCTCTCCCGCACGTTCCTCGACGGGGGAATGGTCCGCTGGGAAGCCTACGTCTCGGGCGGCCAGCCGAATACGCCGCACGCGGCCCGCATCTACTTCGTGTGCCTCGAGGACCCCTTCGCACCACCGCGCTGGCTGTCGCACGAGAGCCGCAGCGTGGCCGAGGCGACGCGCGCTCTGGCCGACATGAGCGACGCGGACCTTCTGGGACTCCACTCCCGCTCCACGCCTCTGGAGTGACGCTCGGCCGGCGAGCCTCGCTACTTCACGGTGACGACATCGTATAGCCGTTCACCGGCGTTTCCGTCCACGCCCTCGTAGCGATGCTCCACCAGAATCGACCAGGATCCGGGCTCTACGTTGTAGATGTTCGCCACGTAGGACAGGGTCGAGGGGGTCAGACTGTTGCAGCCCTGTCGGCCCGACACGATCGTGATGGCCAGTTCCAGTCCTCCGTCGACCGCCCGCAGGTCCGGCGACAGGTAGTCGCACCGCAGCCGGCCCACGATCTGGCCCGACACTCGCATGGATCCGGGCCCCCCGGCGGCGCGCGCGAACTCAGGCAGGGCGGATCCCTCGCTGACCACGGACGTGAGCATGTTCCCCACGGTCGGAGAGACCCCGACCCCCAGATCCAGGCAGCCGGACAATCCGAGGAGGATACAAACGACGCCGATCGCGTGGCGCGCCTGTCTGTTTCCCGCGATTCGCAAGATGAGACTCCGCAGCCGAAGAACCCTCGAAAGAGTGACAGCGCGCGGGAGTCTCTCGCAATACCGCGGCCCGCCGCGCGTCGTGTGCGCGATACGCGCTTGCGTTACCTTCGATGCGTGGCTTGGCGACGTAGTGGCGGAGACCGCGGGATGCGAACACGGCACGAGGATCGTTCGGAGACGCAGGCTCGGAGAAAGGCTGTTTGCCGGGCCACGTCCTGCGTTCTGGCCGCAGCCGCGATCCTGACGTCGACCGGGTCCCGGCTGGTCGCTCAAGGCCCGCCCCTCACCCCTTCCCGCAGCATCGTGACGTGTCCGGCGGACATGGATCCGTCCCTCACCGGTCTCGCCGGCATCGTCCGCGATACGCTTCAAGGCGTCCTCATCCCGGGGGCCACGGTCTCAGCGACCTGGATCGAAGACGATGGACCGCGGCGCACGGTCTCCGTGGAGGCGGACGACAACGGCGTATACCTCCTCTGCGGCCTTCCGCCGATGGAGGATCTCACGGTGAGCGCGAGGTTCCCCTCCTTCCGCACGGAGCCGGTCCAGGTGAGCATCGCACCGGGTCCCCCCGCCGGGTGGGACATTCTCGTGGGAGTGGAGGAAGGGGCGCTCGCCCGCCTGCTTACGGTGCCCGGCCGAATCGTGGGTCGGGTGGTGGATCGCGGTTCCGGCCGGCCGGTCGAAGCGGCGAACGTCGTCCTCTCGGATACGCTATTGGCGGAGGACCGGCAGCGCATGACCGATGGCAGCGGCCGCTTCATGTTCTCGGACCTCGATCCTGGAACGTACCGCGTGACCGTCGATCACCTCACCTTCGATCCCCTGGACCAGTTGGTGTATCTGCCGAGCGACCGGACCGTGCAGGTGGATTTCGAACTCAGCGTGGACCCGATCGAACTCGCGCCGATCGTCGTCACGGCGTTGCGAGAGAAGCGACTGGAGTTGCAGGGATTCTACGACCGGCGTGAACTGGGCGAAGCCATCGGCGCCGGAATATTCCTTACGCGGGACGACATCCAGGACGCCGGGGCGATCCGCGTGACGCACTACCTGGGACGGATTCCGGGCATACGTACGGAGTGCACCGGAGGCGCGAACAACAACTGCGTCATCCGCATGACGCGGGGCGTGCCCAGTCTGAGCAGTCGCGCCGAGTACGGGTGCATGAACGCGAACATCTACCTGGACGGCGTCCGGGTGATCCGCGACGGCGGCGGCTTCAGCGACTCGATCGACAACTTCGTCTCGCCGGGCGAAGTCGCCGGGATCGAGGTCTATCGGGGCCCGAGCGAGTTGCCGGCCGAGTTCGGCGGAGCTGTTGGGCGCTGCGGGGCCATCGTCATCTGGACGGGCCCGGCGATGAGGCGGCGTTCGCCCTAGGACGGGGCCGCCGCGAACGCATGCAGCGCCGTGGCCTTCGCGCGCACCGCGACGCGCACTCCGGGGTCGACCCCGAGTTCCTGCGCGGCGTCGAGCGTGACGAGGGCGACGAGTTCGACGGGGCCGCGGAGCCGCAGCCGCACGAGCCCGCCCATGTCGCGCCGCTCCTCCACGGTCGCCACGATCAGGTTGCGCGTGCTCAGGTCCGCCGGGGGGACATCGGGGGGTCCGAGGACGAGATCTTCCGGCCGATAGGCGATCTTCACCGGCGTGCCCGGGGCCGCCTCGCCCAGGGCCACGAGTAAGGCGCCCCCGATGTCGACCGTGACCATGCGCTCGTGCGCCCGCGTCACGGCGCCGGAGATCGTGAACTCCGCCCCCGTGACGCGCGCCGTGTAGACGTCCGCGGGATTCTCGTAGATCTCCTTCGGCGTACCCGTCTGGACCAGCTTCCCGTCCCGGATCACCGCGACCCGATCCGCGAGGTGGAAGGCCTCGCCCCGGTCGTGGGTGATGAGAAAGACGCTCGTCGCCCGCTCCCGGGCGACGAGTTCCAGGTCGTGACGGAGATCGAGGCGGGCGTCGGTGTCGAGATTCGCCGTCGGCTCATCGAGAAAGAGGATCTCCGGGTCGAGGACCAGCGCGCGCGCGAGCGCCACGCGCTGCGCCTCACCTCCCGACAGTTGCGATATCGGGGCTCCCAGCAGGTGCGAGATCGCGAGTTGCTCGCACACGGCGCGCGAGCGGGCGCGAGACTCGGGGCGGGGCACGCCGCGCAGGGACAGGCCCAGCCCGACGTTGTACTCGACGGAGTCGCTCCAGAAGTGAGGGCGTTGAAACACGACCGCGGACGCGGCCCGGAGCGCCCGCTCGGCTGGCCGTCCCGACCCGCCGCGGAACGTGACCTCTCCGGCGTCGGGCTTCTCCAGCATGGCGAGAAGGCGCAGCAGCGTGGACTTCCCGGCGCCGTTCGGCCCGAACACCGCGAGCATCTCACCCTCGCGCAGTTCGATGCGGTCCACCTCGACGGCCGTCCTTCCGCCATAGACGCGGCGCAGGCCGACGCCCCCGAGAAGCGGGCCGGTCGCGGCGTTCACGCGACCTGGCCGCGGCGGATCGTGCGCCGGCCGATCAGGAGGAGCACCGCGTTCACGCAGAGCGCGATGAGCATGAGGACGATCCCCATGGCGATCGCGACGTCGAAGTTGCCACGCCGCGTCTCCAGCACGATCGCTGTCGTCATCACGCGGGTTTCTCCGAGGATGTTGCCGCCCACCATCATCACCGCGCCCACCTCGCTGATGATGGCCCCGAACCCCGCCGCCACCGCCGCCACGAGCGACGTCCGCACCTCCCTCAACTGCAGGATGATCGCCTGCCGCCGGCTCGCGCCGAGCGCCCGCGCCTGAAGGGAGATGTCCCGGGGGATGTTCTCCACCGCCGCGAGGCTCACCGCGGCGATGTACGGGCCAGCCAGAATCGCCTGGGCGCCGATCATGGCGGCCGGCGTGTAGAGCAGTTGCAGGTCGCCCAGCGGACCCGCCCGCGACAGAACGAGGAAGACGCCGAGGCCGACGACGACGGGAGGAAACGCGAGACCCGCGTTGATCACCGCGACCAGGGGAAGGCGAAGCCGGAATCGCGTCAGCCCGACCGCGATCCCGATGGGAAGTCCGATGACCATGGCCAGGAGGAGCGCCGATCCGCTGATCTGCAGCGAGCGGAGGATGACGTTCCAGACGTACAGGTCACCCGACGTGATGAGCCGGAGAGCCTCGAGCAGCGGATCCACGGGCCGAATCTAGTTTGCGGGATCGTCGCCGGGCCACGGGGCGAAGAGGGCCTCGCCGCCGCCGCGCACCCGGAATTCCCCGATGGCGCGGCGTCCGTTCGCGGAGCGCAGCCAGTCCGCGAAGACCGCGGCGCGTTCCGGCCGGACCGCCGCGCGCGGCGCCAGCAACGAATAGACGTTGCGCAGCGATGCGTGGTCCTCGACGAGCGCGTCGAGGTCGAGCACCGGCGACAGCATCGCGAGCGTCGCGCCATCCGTGAGGACGTACGCGCCGCGTTCGCTGGCCACGTGCAGCGTCGTGGCCTGACCCTGCCCGGACTCCACATACCATGCGCCGCCGGCCGCCACGCCCGCCTCGCGCCAGAAGGCGATCTCGCGGTAGTGCGTGCCCGAGCTGTCGCCGCGCGAGACGAAGCCGTGCTCCCCCTCCGCGAGCGTCGCGAACGCCTCGGACGGGGACGCGGATCCGCGAATCCGCGCGGGATCCGACGGTGGCCCCGCGATCACGTATCCGTTGACGAGGACGGGACTCCGCCGCGGCGCGTGGCCCGCCTCGACGAAACGGGCCTCGGCTTCGGGCGCGTGCACGAGCAGGAGGTCCACGTCTCCCGTGCGACCGAGTTCCAGCGCTTCGCCGCTCCCCGCGATGACCGTGCGCACCCGGAGCCCGGGCTGGTCTTCGTTGAAGCGGGCGATCAGGTGTTCGAGCAGACCCGAATCGTAGGTGGAGGTCGTGGCACCGAGCACGAACGTGTCCGCGTCGGTTCCGCACGCCCCGGCGCACACTCCGCCGCCGAGGGCAAGAAGGAGGGCGAAGTTCAGCCGTGGCGTATCCACCGCAGCACCTGCGGCAGGTTGGCGCGCTGGCCCTTCATCAGAATCCCGACCCGGAAGATGCGGCCCGCGACCCACGCCGCCCCGAGGACGAAGACCCCCAGCAGAACCAGCGACGCGAGCCACTGCCACACCGGGACCGAGGTGGCGAACAGCCGCGCCGGCATCACCAGCGGACTGAAGAACGGCACGAGGGAGAGGATGACGCCCCAACCGGCGTTCGGGCTCTGGATCACGCCCTGCGTCGCGATGAAGGGAAGGATGATCAGCAGCGTGATCGGGAGCATGACCTGCTGGGCGTCGTGCTCGTTGCTGATCGTCGCGCCGGCGCCGGCGAACATGCCCGCGTAGAGCAGGTAGCCGAAGATGAGAAAGAAGAACATCAGCACGAGCGTGCCCCACGGGACCGGGATGCTCGCGAGGTCGATCCCCGCCTCCGCCAGCGTGGAGGCGCCGGCGGTGAGGCCGTACACCGCCGCGAGCGCGAAGATCAGCGCCCAGACGGCCATCTGCGCGATGCCCACCGCCCCGACGCCCACGATCTTGCCCAGCATCAGTTCCCAGGGGCGCAGCGAGGAGACCATGATCTCGACGATGTCGGACTGCTTCTCCTCGAGGATCGCCCGCACGATCATCTGTCCGTAGATGAGCAGGATGAAGTAGAAGAAGAACGCGATGCCGAAGCTGAGCGCCCGGTAGATATCCTGGGACCGCGCTTCGCCGGACTCCGTGACGTTGATGACGTCGAACGAGGTCCGCTGGAGCAGCGCGCCGGGATCGATGCTCTGCACGCCGATCGAGCGCAGACGCGCCCGCACCGATGCCCGCTGGAGGGCGCCCCGGACCGAGCCCTCGATGACGGAAGGAACGCTGCCCCGCGCGAGCAGCGTCGTCCGCCCGTCGTCCCCCCCGGACTCTTCCTCCGCCTCTTCCGCCGTCTCTTCCGCGTCCGGCGCCTCCGCCGGCATCTCCGCGGAGCGCCGGCCTGCGCCCCTCGGGATCATCAGCAGCATGTCGTACGAGGAATCGGAGAGCCGCGTCCGCGCCTCGTCGACCGAAAGCTCCTCCATGTCCGCGGCCCGCACGGCGTCGAGCGAGTCCGCGAGAAACTCCTCGACGAGGAGGTCTCCGATGAGCCCGGCCGGGTCGGCGACCCCGATGACCCTGCGCTCCTCGCCCGCATCCGTCGCGCTGCTCACGGCGAGGAAGCCGGCGAGGCCGCCGAGTCCGACGATCAGCACCGGGAGGCCCAGCGTGGAGAGGAGGAACCACTTGGACTTCACGCGCAGCACGAACTCCCGGCGGATCACGGCCGCGACCCTGGGCGTGAACGGATTCATGCCGCCGCCTCGTCGTCCTCGCTCTCGTCCTCGTGCGAGAGTCCGGCCTCCGTCGCCTTCTCGATGAAGATCTGGCGAAGCGAAGGTTCGATGAGTTCGAAGCGCGAGATCAAGGCGCCGCTGTCCACCGCCCGCCGCAGCAGCGCCTGGGGATCCGCCCCCTCCGGCATGCGGACCTCCACGTACGTGCCGTGCGCCGAGATGTCCTCGATGAGATCCGGCGCATCGAGGAACGTGGGATTCCCCTCGAAGGAGAGCGCGATGTCGCGCCGCCCCGCCGCGGCCTTGATGTCACGGATCCGGCCATCGAGCACCTTCGTTGCTCCCGCGATCATGCACACGCGCTCGCAGAGGCGCTCGGCGTCCTCGATGAGGTGCGTCGAGAGCAGAATCGTGGCTCCGGCCTGCTGTCGTTGCTGCAGGAGTTGCTTGAACAGTTCGACGTTCAGCGGGTCGAGGCCGCTGAAGGGCTCGTCGAGCACCAGCAGATCGGGTTCGTGAAGGATGACCCCGAGGAACTGGGCCTTCTGGGCCATCCCCTTCGAGAAGGTCTCCACCTTGTCATCCGCCCGGTCGCCGAGACCCACCGCATCCAGCCCGGCCCGGGCCCGCGCGAGCGCCTCCTTCCGCTTCAGCCCCTTCAGCTGGCCGAAAAACGCGAGGTGGTCCGCGGCGGTCATCTTCTGGTACAGGCCGCGCTCCTCCGGGAGGTACCCGATGCGCGTGCGCATGGATTCGACGTTGGGGGAACCGAAGACGTCGACGGAGCCGGCGTCGGGTCCGATGATGTCGAGGATGATCCGGAGCGTCGTGGTCTTTCCGGCGCCGTTCGGGCCGATGAGTCCGTAAATCGATCCGTGGGGGATCTCAAGGTCGAGGTCGCGGACCGCCGTCTTCTTGTCGAAGCGCTTCGTGACGCCCCGGAGGCGAATGGCCGGTGTATTCACGGCCCCGATGATACGGATTGCCCGCACCCGTCGCCACGCAGCCGCCCCGCACCTTCGGCGGACCGGCCTACCGCAGGGGCCATCGCATCCCCATATTGAGAATTCCCCTCGCTTTGCCGAATCCAACCCTCCATGGGGAGGTTAGATGGCGATCTTCCGCGTCATGTACTATCGCGACATCACCGTGGGAAGCGGTGGCCGTATCACGATTCCTTTGGAGATGCGCGACCATATGCGACTGGCCGATGGCGATGCATTGAAAGTTCGCCTCGAGGAAAGCGAATCCGGCCAGCGCCAGTTCACCGTCTGGAAGACGGAATCCAGCCCGAACATCTAGCCCGAGTCTCCAGCCGCGACGCTAGCGGCGGTCTCCGTAGTTGATGGCCATCGTGCCCATCAGCAGGTCTTCGTAGCCGCACTCCACGAACCCGGCGGTTTCCATCCGGCGGACCATCTCCCGCTGATCCGGAAACCTCCTGAGCGACTCGGGGATGTACACGTAGGACTCCTGATCGCGGTGGAGCGCCCAGCCCGCGACACGGGTCGAGACGTCGAGGTACCCGAGGTAGATGCGGCGCAGCGCCGCGGAGCGCGGGTGGCCGAAATCGAGCGAGATCAGCCGCCCGCCGGGGCGCAGGCAGCGGAAGCTCTCGGCCAGCGCGGCGTCCAGGCCGGCGAAGTTCCTCAGACCGTAGCCGACGACGACGCGGTCGAACGCGCCATCGGGGAAGGGCAGACGAAGCGCATCGGCCCCGATCCAGCCGGCGAGGGCGGGGCCCGGTCGTCCGCGTCCCACCCGCATCATCTCGGGCGTGAGATCCGCGGCGACGACGTGGATCTCGAACGCCTCGCGCGTGGCTTGGCCCAGGGCTCCGCGGGCGAGGTCTCCGGTGCCGGCCGCGAGATCGAGGATGCGGTGGTCCGGGCGCAGGTCGGCCCGCGCGAGCAGCCGGCGCTTCCAGCGGCGGTGGAGACCCAGCGACATGACATCGTTGGTGAGGTCGTAGCGGCCGGCCACGCCCGCGAACAGCCGGCGGACGTAGCGTCGCTTGTCCGCCGGCCGTTCGATCTGGCCGGAGATGCGTCGATTGAGCTTCAAGGTGCGCCACGTTAACGCTGGTCGCCGTCCTCCGCTGCCGTTCCGAGCAGATCCAGGTCGCGCACGGTCTCCACGAGCCGGATGAACTCTCCGCGGTAGCCCCGGGGATCGTCGCCCCGTCCTCCCTCCGCCAGCGAGATGACGTCATCCGCCGAGAGTCCTCCGGCGTGGGGCGAGTCCCGCAGCAGCATGCCGAACCCCGCCACGGCCGCGGCGAAGCGGAAGCCCCGCGAGGGCGACCGTGAGCGGTCCGCGACGGCATGCGCGAGGAGTTTGCTCTCGGCGCCGTCCGGGTCCTTGTACCGGACCTTCACGTAGAGCAGTTCGTCCTCGAACGCGCCCGGGGGCGCTTCGACGGGGGGCGTCGGCTCGGCGGCCGGCTGGTACCGCAGCGGATCCACGCTACGCGGGACCGGAAGACCCGCGGGCACGACCTCGTACAGCGCGGTCACCGTGTGGCCGGCTCCGAGTTCGCCCGCGTCCTTTGTGTCGTCGTTGAAGTCCTCGTCGGCGAGCAACCGGTTCTCGTACCCGATGAGCCGGTGCGCGGCGGCGCGCGCGGGATTGAACTCCACCTGCAGCTTCACGTCCTTCGCGACCGTGAAGAGCGTCCCTCCCATCTCCTCCACGAGCACCTTCCGGGCTTCGAGGAGGCCGTCCACG contains the following coding sequences:
- a CDS encoding TonB-dependent receptor, which gives rise to MDPSLTGLAGIVRDTLQGVLIPGATVSATWIEDDGPRRTVSVEADDNGVYLLCGLPPMEDLTVSARFPSFRTEPVQVSIAPGPPAGWDILVGVEEGALARLLTVPGRIVGRVVDRGSGRPVEAANVVLSDTLLAEDRQRMTDGSGRFMFSDLDPGTYRVTVDHLTFDPLDQLVYLPSDRTVQVDFELSVDPIELAPIVVTALREKRLELQGFYDRRELGEAIGAGIFLTRDDIQDAGAIRVTHYLGRIPGIRTECTGGANNNCVIRMTRGVPSLSSRAEYGCMNANIYLDGVRVIRDGGGFSDSIDNFVSPGEVAGIEVYRGPSELPAEFGGAVGRCGAIVIWTGPAMRRRSP
- a CDS encoding ABC transporter permease, with product MDPLLEALRLITSGDLYVWNVILRSLQISGSALLLAMVIGLPIGIAVGLTRFRLRLPLVAVINAGLAFPPVVVGLGVFLVLSRAGPLGDLQLLYTPAAMIGAQAILAGPYIAAVSLAAVENIPRDISLQARALGASRRQAIILQLREVRTSLVAAVAAGFGAIISEVGAVMMVGGNILGETRVMTTAIVLETRRGNFDVAIAMGIVLMLIALCVNAVLLLIGRRTIRRGQVA
- a CDS encoding AbrB/MazE/SpoVT family DNA-binding domain-containing protein: MAIFRVMYYRDITVGSGGRITIPLEMRDHMRLADGDALKVRLEESESGQRQFTVWKTESSPNI
- a CDS encoding substrate-binding domain-containing protein → MDTPRLNFALLLALGGGVCAGACGTDADTFVLGATTSTYDSGLLEHLIARFNEDQPGLRVRTVIAGSGEALELGRTGDVDLLLVHAPEAEARFVEAGHAPRRSPVLVNGYVIAGPPSDPARIRGSASPSEAFATLAEGEHGFVSRGDSSGTHYREIAFWREAGVAAGGAWYVESGQGQATTLHVASERGAYVLTDGATLAMLSPVLDLDALVEDHASLRNVYSLLAPRAAVRPERAAVFADWLRSANGRRAIGEFRVRGGGEALFAPWPGDDPAN
- a CDS encoding ABC transporter ATP-binding protein translates to MNAATGPLLGGVGLRRVYGGRTAVEVDRIELREGEMLAVFGPNGAGKSTLLRLLAMLEKPDAGEVTFRGGSGRPAERALRAASAVVFQRPHFWSDSVEYNVGLGLSLRGVPRPESRARSRAVCEQLAISHLLGAPISQLSGGEAQRVALARALVLDPEILFLDEPTANLDTDARLDLRHDLELVARERATSVFLITHDRGEAFHLADRVAVIRDGKLVQTGTPKEIYENPADVYTARVTGAEFTISGAVTRAHERMVTVDIGGALLVALGEAAPGTPVKIAYRPEDLVLGPPDVPPADLSTRNLIVATVEERRDMGGLVRLRLRGPVELVALVTLDAAQELGVDPGVRVAVRAKATALHAFAAAPS
- a CDS encoding ABC transporter permease; translation: MNPFTPRVAAVIRREFVLRVKSKWFLLSTLGLPVLIVGLGGLAGFLAVSSATDAGEERRVIGVADPAGLIGDLLVEEFLADSLDAVRAADMEELSVDEARTRLSDSSYDMLLMIPRGAGRRSAEMPAEAPDAEETAEEAEEESGGDDGRTTLLARGSVPSVIEGSVRGALQRASVRARLRSIGVQSIDPGALLQRTSFDVINVTESGEARSQDIYRALSFGIAFFFYFILLIYGQMIVRAILEEKQSDIVEIMVSSLRPWELMLGKIVGVGAVGIAQMAVWALIFALAAVYGLTAGASTLAEAGIDLASIPVPWGTLVLMFFFLIFGYLLYAGMFAGAGATISNEHDAQQVMLPITLLIILPFIATQGVIQSPNAGWGVILSLVPFFSPLVMPARLFATSVPVWQWLASLVLLGVFVLGAAWVAGRIFRVGILMKGQRANLPQVLRWIRHG
- a CDS encoding ubiquinone/menaquinone biosynthesis methyltransferase, producing MKLNRRISGQIERPADKRRYVRRLFAGVAGRYDLTNDVMSLGLHRRWKRRLLARADLRPDHRILDLAAGTGDLARGALGQATREAFEIHVVAADLTPEMMRVGRGRPGPALAGWIGADALRLPFPDGAFDRVVVGYGLRNFAGLDAALAESFRCLRPGGRLISLDFGHPRSAALRRIYLGYLDVSTRVAGWALHRDQESYVYIPESLRRFPDQREMVRRMETAGFVECGYEDLLMGTMAINYGDRR
- a CDS encoding ATP-binding cassette domain-containing protein, with product MRAIRIIGAVNTPAIRLRGVTKRFDKKTAVRDLDLEIPHGSIYGLIGPNGAGKTTTLRIILDIIGPDAGSVDVFGSPNVESMRTRIGYLPEERGLYQKMTAADHLAFFGQLKGLKRKEALARARAGLDAVGLGDRADDKVETFSKGMAQKAQFLGVILHEPDLLVLDEPFSGLDPLNVELFKQLLQQRQQAGATILLSTHLIEDAERLCERVCMIAGATKVLDGRIRDIKAAAGRRDIALSFEGNPTFLDAPDLIEDISAHGTYVEVRMPEGADPQALLRRAVDSGALISRFELIEPSLRQIFIEKATEAGLSHEDESEDDEAAA